In Solanum pennellii chromosome 7, SPENNV200, the following are encoded in one genomic region:
- the LOC107025543 gene encoding uncharacterized protein LOC107025543, whose product MPIKRNEFRMDQRMIRQILLILYFLLSYNRVEGQKTLSKLEDAELEKQLKILNKSAIKTVKTKYGDTYDCVDFYKQRAFDNPLLKDHNFHPKMKPTLSTIKKDSTFSSTTNRSWTIWSKDGGCPFGTIPVKRMTKDDLVRLTHMPPPEDVTFTDEYDVSNNNSRPNGRYVSSQGYKVAIAQISYNPHNKFAGAGMSSALYNPQVNGQQHSGSRLKIHKGSDILQAGWRVDPTLYGDTKTRFFIHFQAGKIHCFNTLCPGFVQVNHDFPLDYSFMHIISQRGGKIWSVEVHIDRDLSGNWWLLMRQDFTRIGFWPQSLFTDLKSFATNVDWGGVVYSPPGVPKPPMGSSYFPIENSSYDAYCDDLTIINEKGETIEVDTTVTHTDNPYKVEFIQLSHGAKQIYFVLYGGPGESTHV is encoded by the exons ATGcctataaaaagaaatgaattcAGGATGGATCAAAGAATGATTCGACAAATTctattgatattatattttctgTTAAGTTATAATAGGGTGGAAGGGCAAAAAACACTATCCAAATTAGAGGATGCGGAGTTAGAGAAACAACTAAAAATTTTGAACAAGTCAGCCATCAAAACAGTAAag ACTAAATATGGAGATACATACGACTGCGTAGATTTCTACAAACAACGTGCATTTGATAACCCATTATTGAAGGATCATAATTTTCATCCTAAG ATGAAACCTACTTTATCTACAATCAAGAAAGATTCAACCTTCTCATCAACAACTAATAGGTCATGGACAATATGGTCAAAAGATGGAGGATGCCCTTTTGGAACTATTCCTGTTAAGAGAATGACAAAAGATGATCTTGTAAGATTAACTCATATGCCTCCTCCAGAGGATGTCACATTCACCGATGAATATGATGTT AGCAACAATAATAGTAGGCCAAATGGAAGATACGTATCTTCACAAGGATATAAG gttgcAATAGCTCAAATTTCATATAATCCACATAACAAGTTTGCGGGAGCCGGAATGAGTTCTGCTTTGTACAATCCTCAAGTTAATGGACAGCAACACAGTGGATCTCgactaaaaattcataaaggATCAGATATCTTACAAGCTGGTTGGAGA GTGGACCCAACGTTATACGGGGATACTAAAACTAGATTTTTTATACATTTCCAG GCTGGTAAAATTCATTGTTTCAATACACTATGTCCCGGCTTTGTACAAGTAAACCATGACTTCCCTCTTGATTATTCATTCATGCATATTATTTCACAACGTGGAGGAAAAATTTGGAGTGTGGAAGTACACATTGATCGG gaCTTATCCGGTAATTGGTGGCTTTTAATGAGACAAGACTTTACGCGAATAGGTTTCTGGCCACAAAGTCTCTTCACTGACTTGAAAAGTTTTGCTACGAATGTTGATTGGGGAGGAGTTGTATATAGTCCACCAGGTGTACCAAAACCTCCAATGGGCTCAAGCTATTTTCCTATTGAAAACAGTTCCTATGATGCTTATTGCGATGATCTTACAATTATCAACGAGAAAGGAGAAACAATTGAAGTAGATACAACAGTCACACATACCGATAATCCGTACAAGGTTGAATttatacaactttcacatggtgcaaaacaaatatattttgttctttatggGGGACCGGGTGAAAGTACACATGTTTAA
- the LOC107024630 gene encoding gibberellin 2-beta-dioxygenase 1-like, whose translation MVVLTKPAINHFPIVKNSFKSPSYINDIPVIDLSKPNSKNLIVNACEEFGFFKVINHDVPMEFISKLDSEAVKFFSSSLSEKLKAGPADPFGYGNKKIGQNGDIGWVEYILLSTNSEFNYQKFASVLGVNPENIRAAVNDYVSSVKKMSCEILEMLAEGLKIHPTNVFSKLLMDEKSDSVFRLNHYPPCPDIQEFNAQNLIGFGEHTDPQIISILRSNNTSGLQILLKNGHWISVPSDQNSFFVNVGDSLQVMTNGRFKSVKHRVLTNSVKSRLSMIYFGGPPLSEKIAPLPSLMEGKDSLYKEFTWFEYKKSAYKTRLADNRLVLFEKSL comes from the exons atggTGGTCTTAACAAAACCTGCCATTAATCACTTCCCTATAgttaaaaactctttcaaatCACCCTCTTACATCAATGATATCCCTGTAATAGACCTCTCTAAACCCAACTCCAAGAACCTCATCGTTAATGCCTGCGAAGAATTCGGATTCTTCAAAGTCATAAACCATGATGTTCCTATGGAATTCATAAGTAAACTCGACTCCGAAGCCGTTAAATTCTTCTCCTCTTCCCTCTCTGAGAAACTAAAGGCAGGGCCTGCTGATCCTTTTGGTTATGGTAATAAGAAAATCGGACAAAATGGCGATATCGGTTGGGTTGAATACATTCTCCTTTCAACAAATTCTGAATTCAATTACCAGAAATTCGCATCTGTATTAGGTGTCAATCCAGAAAACATTCG GGCTGCGGTGAATGATTATGTGTCATCAGTGAAGAAAATGTCATGTGAGATTCTTGAAATGTTGGCGGAGGGATTAAAGATTCATCCGACGAATGTTTTCAGTAAGCTATTGATGGATGAAAAGAGCGACTCTGTTTTCAGGCTGAATCATTATCCTCCATGTCCTGATATTCAAGAATTCAATGCCCAAAATTTAATTGGATTTGGAGAACATACTGATCCACAAATCATATCGATTTTAAGATCCAACAACACTTCCGGTCTTCAAATTTTACTCAAAAATGGCCATTGGATTTCTGTTCCATCTGATCAGAATTCTTTTTTCGTCAATGTTGGAGACTCATTACAG GTGATGACTAATGGAAGGtttaagagtgtgaaacatagGGTGTTGACAAACAGTGTGAAATCAAGACTATCAATGATATATTTTGGAGGACCACCATTGAGTGAAAAGATAGCACCATTGCCATCACTAATGGAAGGAAAAGACAGTTTATACAAAGAGTTTACATGGTTTGAGTACAAAAAGTCAGCTTACAAGACTAGACTAGCTGATAATAGGTTGGTCCTATTTGAGAAAAGTTTATAA